Proteins from one Bradyrhizobium roseum genomic window:
- a CDS encoding NAD(P)-dependent oxidoreductase produces the protein MAKVAFLGLGVMGFPMAGHLVKKGGHEVTVYNRTGAKAKEWADKFGGKTAATPKAAAEGQDFVMCCVGNDNDLRAVTIGPDGAFAGMKKGATFVDHTTASAEVARELDAAATKAGFKFIDAPVSGGQAGAENGVLTVMCGGKEDVYAAAEPIIAGSYARMCKLLGPAGSGQLTKMVNQICIAGLVQGLSEGLHFAKKAGLDISAVVETISKGAAQSWQMENRYKTMNDGKFDFGFAVEWMRKDLSICIAEARRNGANLPVTALVDQFYAEVEKMGGKRWDTSSLMARLER, from the coding sequence ATGGCTAAAGTCGCTTTTCTCGGTCTCGGCGTCATGGGTTTCCCGATGGCGGGACATCTGGTGAAAAAGGGCGGCCACGAAGTCACCGTCTATAACCGGACCGGCGCCAAGGCCAAGGAATGGGCGGACAAGTTCGGCGGCAAGACCGCCGCGACGCCGAAGGCCGCCGCCGAAGGGCAGGATTTCGTGATGTGCTGCGTCGGCAACGACAACGACCTGCGCGCGGTTACGATCGGCCCCGACGGCGCCTTTGCCGGCATGAAGAAGGGCGCCACCTTCGTCGACCACACCACCGCCTCCGCCGAAGTGGCCCGCGAGCTCGACGCCGCCGCCACCAAGGCCGGCTTCAAGTTCATCGACGCGCCGGTGTCCGGCGGACAGGCCGGTGCGGAAAACGGCGTGCTGACGGTGATGTGCGGCGGCAAGGAAGACGTCTATGCCGCGGCCGAGCCGATCATCGCCGGCTCTTACGCGCGGATGTGCAAGCTGCTCGGGCCCGCAGGCAGCGGCCAGCTCACCAAGATGGTCAACCAGATCTGCATCGCGGGCCTCGTCCAGGGTCTGTCCGAGGGCCTGCATTTCGCCAAGAAGGCGGGGCTCGACATTTCGGCGGTGGTCGAGACCATCTCCAAGGGTGCGGCGCAGTCCTGGCAGATGGAGAACCGCTACAAGACGATGAACGACGGCAAGTTCGATTTCGGCTTCGCGGTTGAATGGATGCGCAAGGACCTCTCGATCTGCATCGCCGAAGCCCGCCGCAACGGCGCCAATTTGCCGGTGACCGCACTGGTCGACCAGTTCTACGCCGAAGTCGAGAAGATGGGCGGCAAGCGCTGGGACACGTCGAGCCTGATGGCCCGGCTGGAGCGGTGA
- a CDS encoding sensor histidine kinase, translating to MSNPAEKPEVVQLPAEAPAAQPANTRRVAAQRVREARDRLTSSSGTRPAFDTELLRQYAQTRVSASFVVMLLVVSTGVLFGLWKAAVPATVWTVGMLCIHAAIIRNCLRFLREQPTLAATRKWQTRFVLLDLLYGLSWTAILLHPAGIDTVSNTMMMFLMLLVIAVSSMLAATLPIAAMAATAPVTAAIALNFVMGGTFDNYALALLAVAAEAYFALLAHQLHSTTLATLEARAEKDALIGELEQAKAISDEARHRAESANVAKSRFLAQMSHELRTPLNAILGFSEVMKSEIFGPHAVPVYKEYSADIHNSGVHLLNLINEILDLSRIEAGRYELNEEAVSLVHVVSDCHHLLKLRATNRGITIHEVFEKGMPRIWGDERATRQVVLNLISNSIKFTPQGGEIWLKVGWTASGGQYLSVKDNGSGIAEDEIPIVLASFGQGSNSIKSAEQGAGLGLPIAKSLIDMHGGTFTLKSKLRIGTEVIVTFPPERVMSALAPLAENAPPLQPEQTASAAADEKRRARNKPIMSAGTGL from the coding sequence ATGAGTAACCCCGCAGAAAAGCCTGAAGTTGTCCAGCTTCCGGCAGAGGCGCCGGCCGCGCAGCCGGCCAACACCCGGCGCGTGGCGGCGCAGCGGGTACGCGAGGCGCGGGACCGGTTAACGTCTTCGAGCGGCACCCGCCCGGCTTTCGATACCGAGTTGCTCCGGCAATACGCCCAGACCCGGGTATCGGCCTCCTTCGTCGTGATGCTGCTGGTGGTTTCGACCGGCGTCCTGTTCGGCCTCTGGAAGGCCGCCGTGCCGGCCACGGTGTGGACCGTCGGCATGCTCTGCATCCATGCCGCGATCATTCGCAATTGCCTGCGCTTCCTCCGCGAGCAGCCCACGCTCGCCGCCACGCGCAAATGGCAAACCCGCTTCGTGCTGCTCGACCTGCTCTACGGCCTGAGCTGGACGGCGATCCTGCTGCATCCGGCCGGCATCGACACCGTCTCGAACACCATGATGATGTTCCTGATGCTGCTGGTGATCGCGGTGTCGAGCATGCTGGCCGCGACGCTGCCGATCGCGGCGATGGCTGCGACCGCGCCGGTGACGGCGGCAATCGCGCTCAATTTCGTCATGGGCGGCACCTTCGACAATTACGCGCTGGCGCTGCTGGCGGTCGCCGCCGAAGCCTATTTCGCCCTGCTCGCCCACCAGCTCCATTCGACCACGCTGGCGACGCTGGAAGCCCGCGCCGAAAAAGATGCGCTGATCGGCGAGCTCGAACAGGCCAAGGCGATCTCGGACGAGGCGCGGCACCGCGCCGAATCCGCCAACGTCGCCAAGTCGCGCTTCCTGGCGCAGATGAGCCATGAACTGCGAACGCCGCTGAACGCCATCCTCGGCTTTTCCGAAGTGATGAAGAGCGAGATTTTCGGCCCGCACGCCGTGCCTGTGTACAAGGAATACTCCGCCGACATCCACAATTCGGGCGTTCACCTGCTCAATCTCATCAACGAGATTCTCGATCTGTCGCGGATCGAGGCCGGCCGCTACGAACTGAACGAGGAAGCGGTGTCGCTGGTGCACGTCGTGTCCGACTGCCACCACCTGCTCAAGCTACGCGCCACCAACCGCGGCATCACCATCCACGAAGTGTTCGAGAAGGGCATGCCCCGGATCTGGGGCGACGAACGCGCCACCCGCCAGGTCGTGCTCAATCTGATATCCAACTCGATCAAGTTCACCCCGCAAGGCGGCGAGATCTGGCTCAAGGTGGGCTGGACCGCATCCGGCGGGCAGTATCTGAGCGTCAAGGACAACGGCTCGGGCATCGCCGAGGATGAAATCCCGATCGTGCTGGCCTCGTTCGGCCAGGGCTCCAACTCGATCAAATCGGCCGAACAGGGTGCCGGGCTCGGCCTGCCGATCGCCAAGAGCCTGATCGACATGCATGGCGGCACCTTCACGCTGAAATCGAAGCTGCGTATCGGCACCGAGGTGATCGTCACCTTCCCGCCGGAACGCGTGATGAGCGCGCTGGCCCCGCTGGCCGAGAACGCCCCGCCTTTGCAGCCGGAGCAGACCGCTTCCGCGGCCGCCGACGAGAAGCGCCGGGCGCGTAACAAGCCGATCATGAGTGCAGGAACCGGGTTGTGA
- a CDS encoding DUF1289 domain-containing protein, with translation MSKETPCIAVCMMDPRTKLCFGCGRTLPEIARWHRMETTERLAVMEGLAARMVEAGLAPMPPRAERG, from the coding sequence ATGAGCAAAGAAACGCCGTGTATCGCAGTCTGTATGATGGACCCCAGGACCAAACTCTGCTTCGGCTGCGGACGGACGCTGCCGGAGATCGCGCGCTGGCATCGCATGGAAACGACGGAGCGGCTGGCCGTCATGGAAGGGCTTGCCGCGCGCATGGTGGAAGCCGGCCTCGCACCGATGCCGCCGCGCGCCGAACGCGGTTGA
- a CDS encoding TIGR02281 family clan AA aspartic protease: MIRLLLVVAMLAATAGAVVAYGDPDQIARAGNSVTKMLRQHSPAPPPAVQIARGKAGEFALHAKINGVKAPMVIDTGATSVVLTWETAKAIGLPIEMLEYNVDVETAGGHTKAARLTLDRLAVGGLVEKSVPALVVPRGQMKTNLLGMSFLDRLESWGVRADKVMLHGYPEVATNNRRSRSAAN; this comes from the coding sequence GTGATCCGCCTCCTGCTCGTGGTAGCCATGCTCGCCGCCACCGCCGGCGCCGTCGTCGCCTATGGCGATCCCGACCAGATCGCACGCGCCGGCAACTCGGTCACTAAAATGCTGCGGCAACACAGCCCCGCGCCGCCGCCTGCCGTGCAGATCGCGCGCGGCAAGGCCGGCGAGTTCGCGCTGCATGCCAAGATCAACGGCGTCAAGGCGCCGATGGTGATCGATACCGGCGCGACCTCGGTGGTCCTGACCTGGGAGACGGCGAAGGCGATCGGCCTGCCGATCGAGATGCTCGAATACAATGTCGACGTCGAAACCGCCGGCGGCCATACCAAGGCGGCGCGGCTGACGCTCGACCGCCTCGCGGTCGGCGGCCTGGTCGAGAAGTCGGTCCCGGCGCTGGTGGTGCCGCGCGGCCAGATGAAGACCAACCTGCTCGGCATGAGCTTTCTGGACCGGCTGGAAAGCTGGGGCGTGCGGGCCGACAAGGTGATGCTGCACGGCTATCCCGAGGTCGCCACCAACAACAGGCGCTCCCGCTCGGCAGCCAACTAG
- the dusA gene encoding tRNA dihydrouridine(20/20a) synthase DusA: MKYQDYLFSVAPMMDWTDRHCRVFHRLMSRRARLYTEMLTTGAVIHGDRRRLLGFDASEHPVALQLGGSDPGDLAAAATIGEDFGYDEINLNVGCPSDRVKDGRFGACLMAEPALVAEGVAAMKRAVTIPVTVKCRIGIDDQDPEVALDVLARSVIAAGADALIVHARKAWLNGLSPKENRDIPPLDYDRVYRLKAALPDVPVIINGGIAGVAEAKRHLDHVDGVMLGRVAYQEPWRLLDVDPELFGEAAPHNTMKDVFAAMVPYIEEQLARGTKLHSMTRHFVGAFHGVPGARAFRRHLAENGVRPGAGIDVLRDAIAQVEDRRALVAA, from the coding sequence TTGAAATATCAGGACTATCTATTTTCTGTGGCGCCTATGATGGATTGGACCGACCGGCATTGCCGGGTGTTCCACCGTCTGATGTCCAGGCGCGCGCGGCTTTACACGGAGATGCTGACGACCGGCGCTGTTATTCATGGCGACCGCAGACGGCTGCTTGGCTTCGATGCAAGCGAGCATCCGGTGGCGCTGCAGCTCGGCGGCTCGGACCCGGGCGATCTCGCGGCCGCTGCGACGATCGGCGAGGATTTTGGCTATGACGAAATCAATCTCAATGTCGGCTGTCCGTCCGATCGCGTAAAGGACGGCCGCTTCGGCGCCTGCCTGATGGCGGAGCCGGCGCTGGTGGCGGAGGGCGTGGCCGCGATGAAGCGTGCGGTGACGATTCCGGTCACGGTCAAATGCCGGATCGGGATCGACGACCAGGATCCGGAAGTCGCTCTCGACGTGCTGGCGCGCAGCGTGATCGCAGCCGGTGCGGACGCGCTGATCGTGCACGCGCGCAAGGCGTGGCTGAATGGTTTGTCGCCGAAGGAAAACCGCGACATCCCGCCGCTCGATTACGACAGGGTCTACCGGCTCAAGGCCGCGCTGCCGGACGTCCCCGTTATCATCAATGGCGGCATCGCCGGCGTTGCGGAGGCGAAGCGGCATCTGGACCATGTCGACGGCGTGATGCTGGGGCGGGTGGCCTATCAGGAGCCGTGGCGACTGCTCGACGTCGATCCGGAACTGTTCGGCGAGGCGGCGCCCCACAACACGATGAAGGACGTGTTCGCGGCGATGGTGCCCTATATCGAGGAGCAATTGGCGCGGGGGACAAAACTGCATTCGATGACGCGGCATTTTGTCGGCGCGTTCCACGGTGTGCCCGGCGCCCGCGCCTTCCGCCGCCATCTGGCGGAGAACGGCGTCAGGCCGGGCGCCGGCATCGACGTGCTGCGCGACGCCATCGCGCAGGTCGAGGATCGCAGGGCGCTGGTCGCGGCGTGA
- a CDS encoding fatty acid desaturase has product MSNAITATGQKPLTPAMLRELSVRSDWQGLVRAASHYGVIVVVGTLIWLISSRYGIVWALPLVVVQGYFVAFLFMVVHETAHKTAFRSRALNLAFGHLSSFAVGLPYEYYCLFHWDHHRYTQDPKRDPELLSVPIPTSDAQLVIVYSGLRQVAFRAWLMLRHALTGNATSPWIPENKRHVVVREARLYLAGYVALLLASVALNSWILLWVWVVPVIVGQLFLRPYLLAEHTGCDRTRSAFQNTRTTYTAMFVRWFAWNMPYHVEHHAYPSIPFHALPKLNRIVADQIVYRGPGYIAVTRQTWAWFRRARNGIESPIGSD; this is encoded by the coding sequence ATGAGCAACGCGATCACTGCCACCGGACAAAAGCCGCTGACTCCGGCTATGCTACGGGAGTTGTCCGTGCGGTCCGATTGGCAAGGTCTGGTCCGTGCGGCCAGCCACTACGGCGTCATCGTCGTTGTCGGCACGCTGATCTGGTTGATCTCGTCGCGATACGGAATCGTCTGGGCGTTGCCGCTGGTCGTCGTCCAAGGCTACTTTGTCGCGTTCCTGTTCATGGTGGTACACGAGACTGCCCACAAGACGGCGTTTCGCAGCCGCGCACTCAATCTCGCCTTCGGTCATCTCTCCTCGTTCGCAGTCGGCTTACCTTACGAATACTACTGCCTGTTCCACTGGGATCATCATCGCTATACGCAGGATCCAAAGAGGGATCCGGAGCTGCTGTCGGTTCCGATCCCGACCTCGGACGCACAACTGGTGATCGTCTACAGCGGCTTGCGGCAGGTTGCATTCCGGGCGTGGCTGATGCTTCGCCATGCGTTGACCGGCAACGCCACGTCGCCTTGGATTCCGGAAAACAAGCGCCACGTTGTCGTGAGGGAAGCGCGTCTCTATCTGGCCGGCTACGTTGCGCTGCTGCTGGCATCGGTCGCGCTGAATAGTTGGATCCTGTTGTGGGTCTGGGTCGTCCCCGTGATCGTCGGTCAATTGTTTCTGCGTCCGTATCTGCTTGCAGAACACACCGGCTGCGACCGCACGCGCAGCGCCTTCCAAAATACCCGCACCACCTATACCGCCATGTTCGTGCGCTGGTTTGCTTGGAACATGCCCTATCATGTCGAGCACCATGCCTATCCTTCTATTCCGTTTCATGCGCTGCCGAAGCTGAACCGGATCGTCGCCGATCAGATCGTATACCGGGGCCCGGGCTATATCGCAGTGACGCGGCAGACGTGGGCCTGGTTTCGCCGCGCACGCAACGGCATCGAAAGCCCGATCGGTTCTGATTGA
- a CDS encoding nuclear transport factor 2 family protein gives MLQGVAMLNGQTFRPEDSEGLVKRLFGCIDGKDWAGLSGFLHDEAIYERPGYEPFVGKPAILDFYLTKRIISLGQHRVEKVLSDGANIACWGSFSGVAKNGCNLTMRFADVYRIREGRIDLRRTFFDSPAI, from the coding sequence ATGTTGCAAGGCGTGGCGATGTTAAATGGTCAAACCTTTCGTCCCGAGGATTCAGAAGGGCTTGTCAAAAGGCTGTTCGGTTGCATCGACGGCAAGGACTGGGCAGGGCTTTCCGGATTTCTCCACGACGAGGCGATCTACGAACGACCGGGTTATGAACCGTTCGTCGGAAAGCCGGCGATCCTGGACTTCTACCTGACGAAACGGATTATTTCGCTCGGCCAGCATCGTGTCGAGAAGGTGCTGAGCGACGGCGCAAACATCGCGTGCTGGGGCAGCTTTTCCGGCGTTGCCAAGAACGGGTGCAATCTCACCATGCGTTTTGCAGATGTCTACCGCATCAGGGAAGGGCGGATTGATCTACGCCGGACATTCTTCGATAGCCCGGCGATCTAG
- a CDS encoding XRE family transcriptional regulator: MPSDFSEKKSNSRTPKGWRQEQGALEEADSCRRISASRLYGIAGELAVPITWFFDELEGKKRAPIGSKQTSEPDDWSELVMKRESRQLLELYFGIADERLRRKLMEVAQLLKTADPE; encoded by the coding sequence ATGCCTTCTGACTTTTCCGAAAAGAAATCGAACTCACGCACGCCGAAAGGCTGGCGCCAAGAGCAGGGTGCCCTCGAAGAAGCCGACTCATGTCGACGGATCAGCGCGTCAAGACTCTACGGCATTGCCGGAGAACTCGCCGTCCCGATCACATGGTTCTTTGACGAGTTGGAAGGCAAGAAACGCGCGCCCATCGGGTCGAAGCAAACCTCCGAACCGGATGATTGGAGTGAACTCGTTATGAAGCGTGAGTCGCGTCAGCTCCTCGAACTCTACTTCGGCATTGCTGATGAGCGTCTGCGCCGAAAATTGATGGAAGTCGCGCAGCTTCTGAAGACAGCCGACCCGGAATAG
- a CDS encoding LysR substrate-binding domain-containing protein, translating into MSYTVAGYFLPPLLSRFWRAFPGITVRLHEYARDAIEYSLMSGSVDAAVMLVSNLHDRRSIRSRLLLRSPRRLWACANHPLLRKDTVRLADLASEPFLMLTVDEAERSAMRYWQSTPHVPNVIFRTISVEAVRSMVATGMGITILSDMVYRPWSLEGHRIDLKTLDDTVHTMDVGLAWKNKANLSPAARAFCEFVALAYPGPEPVHFD; encoded by the coding sequence GTGAGTTACACTGTCGCGGGCTATTTTCTGCCGCCGCTGCTGTCGCGATTCTGGCGGGCATTTCCGGGCATCACCGTGCGCCTGCACGAATACGCGCGCGATGCCATCGAATACAGCCTGATGAGCGGCAGCGTCGATGCCGCGGTGATGCTGGTCTCCAACCTGCACGACCGCCGTTCGATCCGCTCGCGCCTGCTGTTGCGCTCACCGCGCCGGCTGTGGGCCTGCGCCAACCATCCGCTGTTGCGCAAGGACACCGTGCGGCTGGCCGATCTTGCAAGCGAGCCGTTTCTGATGCTGACCGTCGACGAGGCGGAACGCTCGGCGATGCGCTACTGGCAGAGCACGCCGCACGTCCCCAACGTCATCTTCCGCACCATCTCGGTGGAGGCCGTCCGCAGCATGGTGGCGACCGGCATGGGCATCACCATCTTGTCCGACATGGTGTATCGGCCGTGGTCGCTCGAAGGGCATCGCATCGATCTGAAGACGCTGGACGACACCGTTCACACCATGGACGTCGGCCTCGCCTGGAAAAACAAGGCCAACTTGTCCCCCGCGGCCCGTGCCTTCTGCGAGTTCGTGGCGCTGGCCTATCCGGGACCGGAGCCGGTTCACTTCGATTGA
- a CDS encoding aspartate aminotransferase family protein, producing MLTNSLHSKDIAHQIHPATNMRRHERVGPIVIDRGSGIYVYDDEGREYIEGLAGLWSVGVGFGEKRLVDAATRQMSKLPYYHIFSHKTHEPSTLLAEKLVSLAPEGLKHVFFTNSGGEANDSAIKFVWYYNNALGRPEKKKFISRQNAYHGITIAAGSLTGLQANQRGFDLPLPFARHVSAPHYYRNGLPGESEDTFIERLATELETLILDEGPDTVAAFIGEPLMGAGGVIVPPRGYWKRIQEVCRKYDVLVIADEVINGFGRLGTMFGCESLGIKPDILVCSKQITSSYQPLAAVLISDTIYQAMADQSDRLGTFGHGYTTGAHPVATAVALENLAIIEERGLVNNAAEVGAHMREGLARFANHPLVGEVRGMGLIAAIELVADKATKARFDPVGKVGMRVFERAHDHGLIIRAIGDSIAFCPPMIITTAQVDEMLKRFAATLEDVAGWVSAGMPDA from the coding sequence ATGCTCACGAACTCCCTGCACAGCAAAGATATCGCCCACCAGATCCATCCCGCGACCAATATGCGGCGTCATGAGCGTGTCGGGCCGATCGTGATCGACCGCGGCTCCGGCATCTACGTCTACGACGACGAGGGACGCGAATATATCGAGGGGCTCGCCGGCCTGTGGAGCGTCGGCGTCGGGTTCGGCGAGAAGCGCCTGGTCGACGCCGCCACGCGGCAGATGTCCAAGCTGCCTTATTATCACATCTTCTCGCACAAGACGCATGAACCTTCGACGCTGCTGGCCGAGAAGCTCGTCTCGCTCGCACCGGAGGGACTGAAGCACGTCTTCTTCACCAATTCCGGCGGCGAAGCCAACGACAGCGCCATCAAGTTCGTCTGGTATTACAACAATGCCCTCGGGCGCCCCGAGAAGAAGAAGTTCATCTCGCGCCAGAACGCCTATCATGGCATCACCATCGCGGCCGGCAGCCTGACCGGACTGCAGGCCAACCAGCGCGGTTTCGATCTGCCGCTGCCGTTCGCCCGGCATGTCTCGGCCCCGCATTATTATCGCAACGGGTTGCCCGGCGAGAGCGAGGACACCTTCATCGAGCGGCTCGCGACCGAGCTTGAGACCCTGATTCTGGACGAAGGACCGGACACGGTCGCCGCCTTCATCGGCGAGCCGCTGATGGGAGCCGGCGGCGTGATCGTGCCGCCGCGGGGCTATTGGAAGCGGATCCAGGAGGTCTGCCGCAAGTACGACGTGCTGGTGATCGCAGATGAAGTCATCAACGGTTTCGGGCGGCTCGGCACCATGTTCGGCTGCGAAAGCCTTGGCATCAAGCCGGACATCCTGGTCTGCTCCAAGCAGATCACCTCGTCCTATCAGCCGCTCGCCGCCGTCCTGATCAGCGACACCATCTACCAGGCGATGGCCGACCAGTCGGACCGGCTCGGCACCTTTGGACACGGCTACACGACGGGCGCCCATCCGGTCGCCACCGCGGTAGCGCTGGAAAACCTCGCGATCATCGAGGAGCGCGGACTGGTCAACAACGCCGCGGAAGTCGGCGCCCATATGCGCGAAGGCCTGGCGCGCTTCGCCAATCATCCGCTGGTCGGCGAGGTCCGCGGCATGGGCCTGATCGCCGCGATCGAACTGGTCGCCGACAAGGCGACCAAGGCCCGCTTCGACCCTGTCGGCAAGGTCGGCATGAGAGTGTTCGAGCGCGCGCATGACCACGGCCTGATCATTCGCGCCATCGGCGACAGCATCGCCTTCTGCCCACCGATGATCATCACCACGGCGCAAGTCGACGAAATGCTGAAGCGATTCGCCGCCACGCTCGAGGATGTCGCGGGCTGGGTCTCCGCCGGCATGCCGGACGCCTGA
- a CDS encoding RbsD/FucU family protein has product MLKGIDPILTPDLLWLMASMGHGDDLAVVDANHPAERIARASVSGRLIRLPGLHLPQVIGAILSVFPLDASEPAPVRVMIDAREPDKTPEVHGAVLREINRGLDQPIAFGAIERFAFYDSAKRSFGVVQVGDKRSFGCFLIRKGTIN; this is encoded by the coding sequence ATGTTGAAGGGTATCGATCCGATCCTGACGCCAGACCTGCTCTGGCTGATGGCCTCGATGGGGCACGGCGACGATCTGGCTGTGGTCGATGCCAACCATCCGGCGGAGCGCATTGCTCGCGCGTCAGTCTCAGGCCGGCTGATCCGGCTGCCCGGCCTGCACCTGCCGCAGGTGATCGGCGCGATTCTCAGCGTCTTTCCGCTCGATGCATCGGAACCGGCTCCGGTCCGCGTCATGATCGATGCACGGGAGCCCGACAAGACGCCGGAGGTTCACGGCGCGGTGCTGCGGGAGATCAACCGTGGTTTGGACCAGCCCATAGCGTTCGGGGCAATCGAGCGCTTTGCATTCTATGACAGCGCGAAACGCAGCTTCGGTGTGGTGCAAGTCGGCGACAAGCGCAGTTTCGGCTGTTTCTTGATCCGGAAGGGCACGATCAACTAG
- a CDS encoding amidohydrolase family protein — protein sequence MTPRIDAHQHFWRIARGDYSWLTPALGAIYRDFNPEDLAPHLAAHGIAATILVQAAPTHAETAFLLDLADKTAFVAGVVGWTEFAAPAADATIARLAADPLLVGLRPMVQDMDDDDWLMRAELAPAFDAMAAHQLVFDALLKPRHLRRLIAVLERHPQLRVVVDHAAKPAIGSGDDSAWRSDVAAVAQFSNVACKLSGLVTEAPSNWTVDDLRPYVEHLLICFGAERLIWGSDWPVVNLAADYRRWISTAEQLMAGLDVSAQSLVFGGNAIGVYLSDRGKTIAC from the coding sequence ATGACACCGCGGATCGACGCGCATCAACATTTCTGGCGCATCGCCCGCGGCGACTATTCGTGGCTGACGCCCGCGCTTGGCGCGATCTATCGCGACTTCAACCCCGAAGATCTGGCCCCGCATCTCGCCGCGCATGGAATTGCGGCCACCATCCTGGTGCAGGCTGCACCGACGCATGCCGAGACGGCCTTCCTGCTTGATCTTGCGGACAAGACCGCGTTCGTTGCCGGCGTGGTCGGCTGGACCGAGTTCGCCGCACCCGCCGCCGATGCGACGATCGCAAGACTGGCCGCCGATCCGCTGCTCGTCGGTCTGCGGCCGATGGTGCAGGACATGGATGACGATGACTGGCTTATGCGCGCGGAGCTTGCGCCCGCGTTCGACGCCATGGCCGCGCATCAACTGGTTTTCGACGCGCTGCTAAAACCCCGACATTTGCGACGGCTCATTGCCGTGCTCGAGCGGCACCCTCAGTTGCGTGTCGTTGTCGATCATGCGGCCAAGCCCGCGATTGGAAGTGGCGATGATTCGGCATGGCGGAGTGACGTCGCCGCCGTTGCGCAATTTTCGAACGTCGCCTGCAAACTCTCCGGCCTTGTCACCGAGGCGCCGTCCAACTGGACTGTCGACGATCTGCGACCCTATGTCGAACACCTCCTGATCTGTTTCGGCGCGGAGCGACTGATCTGGGGCAGCGACTGGCCGGTCGTCAATCTCGCCGCGGACTATCGCCGCTGGATCTCGACCGCCGAGCAATTGATGGCCGGACTCGACGTATCAGCGCAATCGCTTGTGTTCGGCGGCAACGCCATCGGTGTTTACTTGTCTGATCGCGGAAAGACCATCGCATGTTGA
- a CDS encoding aldo/keto reductase gives MTTISVTADGNRLPTRPLGRTGLKVSAIGFGAAPIGDLYARLDESVAIGAVTAAIESGITLFDAAPLYGHGLAEHRCGTALRGHPRDSFVLSTKVGRWMDPSKGRGDRSGYVGGLPHAAIIDYSYDGTMRSFEQSLLRLGIDRIDILLIHDVDVWTHGAAAIEQRFKEAMDGAYRALDQLRSAKVISAIGVGVNEAEMCQRFAEAGDFDVMLLAGRYSLLEQPALQGFLPTAARKGLGVLLGGVFNSGILATGARPGAHYNYAVAPPAIMARVERIESVCNAHGTRLADAALQFPLAHPAVSSIVLGAASEQEVRRNIASQSRKIPASLWSDLKAEGLLESHVPVPA, from the coding sequence TTGACGACAATATCGGTCACCGCTGACGGCAACCGCTTGCCGACACGACCGCTCGGCCGCACCGGGCTGAAGGTCAGCGCGATCGGGTTCGGCGCGGCGCCGATCGGTGACCTCTATGCGCGTCTCGATGAGAGCGTGGCCATCGGCGCGGTAACGGCGGCAATCGAATCCGGAATTACCCTGTTCGATGCGGCCCCGCTTTATGGGCACGGCCTGGCTGAACATCGCTGCGGCACCGCGCTGCGCGGACATCCGCGCGACAGCTTCGTGTTATCTACCAAAGTGGGCCGCTGGATGGATCCGTCGAAAGGGCGGGGCGATCGATCGGGATATGTCGGCGGCCTGCCGCACGCGGCCATCATCGATTACTCGTATGACGGCACCATGCGTTCGTTCGAGCAGTCACTGCTGCGGCTGGGCATCGATCGCATCGATATCCTTCTCATTCATGACGTTGATGTCTGGACGCATGGCGCGGCCGCGATCGAGCAGCGTTTCAAGGAGGCGATGGACGGAGCCTATCGTGCGCTCGATCAGCTGCGCAGCGCGAAGGTGATTTCAGCCATCGGCGTCGGCGTCAACGAAGCCGAGATGTGTCAGCGCTTCGCTGAGGCCGGCGATTTCGACGTCATGCTGCTGGCAGGGCGCTATTCGTTGCTGGAGCAGCCGGCGCTGCAGGGGTTTCTGCCCACCGCTGCGCGCAAGGGACTGGGCGTGCTGCTCGGAGGTGTGTTCAATTCCGGCATTCTCGCCACCGGCGCGCGGCCGGGGGCGCATTACAATTATGCCGTAGCGCCGCCGGCAATCATGGCCCGCGTCGAACGGATCGAATCGGTATGTAACGCGCATGGAACCAGGCTCGCCGACGCGGCGCTGCAGTTTCCGCTCGCCCATCCCGCTGTCTCCAGCATCGTGCTGGGGGCAGCGTCGGAGCAGGAAGTTCGCCGGAATATCGCCTCGCAGTCGCGCAAAATTCCAGCGAGTCTGTGGTCCGATCTCAAGGCGGAAGGACTGCTCGAATCCCATGTTCCGGTTCCGGCTTAG